A genomic segment from Dermacentor silvarum isolate Dsil-2018 chromosome 11, BIME_Dsil_1.4, whole genome shotgun sequence encodes:
- the LOC125941463 gene encoding uncharacterized protein LOC125941463 isoform X3, whose protein sequence is MTAYRRRPLSVIAASPSVDIASASFSSLHQHRQRYQFFFFFLTMAAASTSKDGHQGVKFHFIEHVMSVPTVNFLRFATTECYSAVKKRSALAAIALDTVEKCASHAYTCLGKPAVEQLSGPLQVADNLACMVLQKLENNYPVIGKMPDEIIEHARDFGKRKYTDGRDYVQEKMDDLQDLSDLVLDAASRPVETSMCAARGIVRCTRAIFWRQLAVAELACDTYMKTIDEDFRPKNDPRNWALLRLLRFTWKASVCVSCYAIAEQQRAKDVIERTVATATRFLEEPAEPLHQPTTGSEHVIAAFRHVVKLAVQLGRVYVDAVVLLYRTAWTRLSARFTRPVILTFQRTCYKASTMEYTNPARDCDAGDSEDGSSDSDSDSDDSL, encoded by the exons ATGACGGCATATCGTAGGCGCCCACTTTCAGTGATCGCAGCATCGCCTTCCGTGGACATCGCGAGTGCGTCTTTCAGTTCTCTCCACCAGCACCGTCAACggtaccagtttttttttttttttttaaccatggcAGCTGCCAGCACAAGCAAGGATGGTCACCAAGGCGTCAAGTTCCATTTCATCGAGCACGTCATGTCGGTTCCCACGGTAAACTTCCTGCGCTTCGCGACCACCGAGTGCTACAGCGCGGTGAAGAAGCGTTCCGCCCTGGCGGCAATCGCTCTGGACACCGTCGAGAAGTGCGCCTCGCACGCTTACACCTGTCTCGGAAAGCCCGCCGTAGAACAGCTCTCCGGGCCACTTCAGGTCGCCGACAACCTCGCCTGCATGGTCCTGCAGAAACTCGAGAACAATTACCCAGTAATTGGCAAAATGCCGGACGAGATCATCGAACACGCCCGCGACTTCGGAAAGCGCAAGTACACCGATGGACGCGACTACGTGCAGGAAAAG ATGGACGACCTCCAGGACCTGTCCGACCTTGTCCTCGATGCTGCTTCCAGGCCCGTGGAAACTTCCATGTGCGCTGCACGTGGCATCGTACGCTGCACTCGCGCAATTTTTTGGCGCCAACTGGCGGTTGCCGAATTGGCCTGCGACACG TACATGAAAACCATCGATGAAGACTTCAGGCCAAAGAACGATCCTCGCAACTGGGCCCTACTTCGCCTCCTCCGCTTCACCTGGAAGGCCTCGGTCTGCGTCTCTTGCTACGCGATAGCCGAGCAACAACGGGCCAAGGACGTCATCGAAAGGACCGTCGCGACCGCCACGCGCTTTCTCGAAGAGCCCGCCGAACCCCTTCACCAGCCCACG ACTGGGAGCGAGCATGTCATCGCTGCGTTCCGTCACGTGGTCAAGCTCGCGGTACAGCTTGGGCGGGTGTACGTCGACGCCGTGGTGCTCCTCTACCGTACGGCGTGGACCCGGCTCTCCGCACGGTTCACCCGCCCC GTAATTCTTACTTTCCAGCGGACTTGCTACAAAGCCTCAACAATGGAATATACAAACCCAGCACGTGACTGTGATGCAGGCGATTCTGAAGATGGAAGCTCTGACAGTGATTCTGACTCGGATGATTCGCTCTAA
- the LOC125941463 gene encoding uncharacterized protein LOC125941463 isoform X4, producing the protein MTAYRRRPLSVIAASPSVDIASASFSSLHQHRQRYQFFFFFLTMAAASTSKDGHQGVKFHFIEHVMSVPTVNFLRFATTECYSAVKKRSALAAIALDTVEKCASHAYTCLGKPAVEQLSGPLQVADNLACMVLQKLENNYPVIGKMPDEIIEHARDFGKRKYTDGRDYVQEKMDDLQDLSDLVLDAASRPVETSMCAARGIVRCTRAIFWRQLAVAELACDTYMKTIDEDFRPKNDPRNWALLRLLRFTWKASVCVSCYAIAEQQRAKDVIERTVATATRFLEEPAEPLHQPTTGSEHVIAAFRHVVKLAVQLGRVYVDAVVLLYRTAWTRLSARFTRPVRSTRTCYKASTMEYTNPARDCDAGDSEDGSSDSDSDSDDSL; encoded by the exons ATGACGGCATATCGTAGGCGCCCACTTTCAGTGATCGCAGCATCGCCTTCCGTGGACATCGCGAGTGCGTCTTTCAGTTCTCTCCACCAGCACCGTCAACggtaccagtttttttttttttttttaaccatggcAGCTGCCAGCACAAGCAAGGATGGTCACCAAGGCGTCAAGTTCCATTTCATCGAGCACGTCATGTCGGTTCCCACGGTAAACTTCCTGCGCTTCGCGACCACCGAGTGCTACAGCGCGGTGAAGAAGCGTTCCGCCCTGGCGGCAATCGCTCTGGACACCGTCGAGAAGTGCGCCTCGCACGCTTACACCTGTCTCGGAAAGCCCGCCGTAGAACAGCTCTCCGGGCCACTTCAGGTCGCCGACAACCTCGCCTGCATGGTCCTGCAGAAACTCGAGAACAATTACCCAGTAATTGGCAAAATGCCGGACGAGATCATCGAACACGCCCGCGACTTCGGAAAGCGCAAGTACACCGATGGACGCGACTACGTGCAGGAAAAG ATGGACGACCTCCAGGACCTGTCCGACCTTGTCCTCGATGCTGCTTCCAGGCCCGTGGAAACTTCCATGTGCGCTGCACGTGGCATCGTACGCTGCACTCGCGCAATTTTTTGGCGCCAACTGGCGGTTGCCGAATTGGCCTGCGACACG TACATGAAAACCATCGATGAAGACTTCAGGCCAAAGAACGATCCTCGCAACTGGGCCCTACTTCGCCTCCTCCGCTTCACCTGGAAGGCCTCGGTCTGCGTCTCTTGCTACGCGATAGCCGAGCAACAACGGGCCAAGGACGTCATCGAAAGGACCGTCGCGACCGCCACGCGCTTTCTCGAAGAGCCCGCCGAACCCCTTCACCAGCCCACG ACTGGGAGCGAGCATGTCATCGCTGCGTTCCGTCACGTGGTCAAGCTCGCGGTACAGCTTGGGCGGGTGTACGTCGACGCCGTGGTGCTCCTCTACCGTACGGCGTGGACCCGGCTCTCCGCACGGTTCACCCGCCCCGTACGCTCCACG CGGACTTGCTACAAAGCCTCAACAATGGAATATACAAACCCAGCACGTGACTGTGATGCAGGCGATTCTGAAGATGGAAGCTCTGACAGTGATTCTGACTCGGATGATTCGCTCTAA
- the LOC125941463 gene encoding uncharacterized protein LOC125941463 isoform X2 codes for MTAYRRRPLSVIAASPSVDIASASFSSLHQHRQRYQFFFFFLTMAAASTSKDGHQGVKFHFIEHVMSVPTVNFLRFATTECYSAVKKRSALAAIALDTVEKCASHAYTCLGKPAVEQLSGPLQVADNLACMVLQKLENNYPVIGKMPDEIIEHARDFGKRKYTDGRDYVQEKMDDLQDLSDLVLDAASRPVETSMCAARGIVRCTRAIFWRQLAVAELACDTYMKTIDEDFRPKNDPRNWALLRLLRFTWKASVCVSCYAIAEQQRAKDVIERTVATATRFLEEPAEPLHQPTTGSEHVIAAFRHVVKLAVQLGRVYVDAVVLLYRTAWTRLSARFTRPVRSTVILTFQRTCYKASTMEYTNPARDCDAGDSEDGSSDSDSDSDDSL; via the exons ATGACGGCATATCGTAGGCGCCCACTTTCAGTGATCGCAGCATCGCCTTCCGTGGACATCGCGAGTGCGTCTTTCAGTTCTCTCCACCAGCACCGTCAACggtaccagtttttttttttttttttaaccatggcAGCTGCCAGCACAAGCAAGGATGGTCACCAAGGCGTCAAGTTCCATTTCATCGAGCACGTCATGTCGGTTCCCACGGTAAACTTCCTGCGCTTCGCGACCACCGAGTGCTACAGCGCGGTGAAGAAGCGTTCCGCCCTGGCGGCAATCGCTCTGGACACCGTCGAGAAGTGCGCCTCGCACGCTTACACCTGTCTCGGAAAGCCCGCCGTAGAACAGCTCTCCGGGCCACTTCAGGTCGCCGACAACCTCGCCTGCATGGTCCTGCAGAAACTCGAGAACAATTACCCAGTAATTGGCAAAATGCCGGACGAGATCATCGAACACGCCCGCGACTTCGGAAAGCGCAAGTACACCGATGGACGCGACTACGTGCAGGAAAAG ATGGACGACCTCCAGGACCTGTCCGACCTTGTCCTCGATGCTGCTTCCAGGCCCGTGGAAACTTCCATGTGCGCTGCACGTGGCATCGTACGCTGCACTCGCGCAATTTTTTGGCGCCAACTGGCGGTTGCCGAATTGGCCTGCGACACG TACATGAAAACCATCGATGAAGACTTCAGGCCAAAGAACGATCCTCGCAACTGGGCCCTACTTCGCCTCCTCCGCTTCACCTGGAAGGCCTCGGTCTGCGTCTCTTGCTACGCGATAGCCGAGCAACAACGGGCCAAGGACGTCATCGAAAGGACCGTCGCGACCGCCACGCGCTTTCTCGAAGAGCCCGCCGAACCCCTTCACCAGCCCACG ACTGGGAGCGAGCATGTCATCGCTGCGTTCCGTCACGTGGTCAAGCTCGCGGTACAGCTTGGGCGGGTGTACGTCGACGCCGTGGTGCTCCTCTACCGTACGGCGTGGACCCGGCTCTCCGCACGGTTCACCCGCCCCGTACGCTCCACG GTAATTCTTACTTTCCAGCGGACTTGCTACAAAGCCTCAACAATGGAATATACAAACCCAGCACGTGACTGTGATGCAGGCGATTCTGAAGATGGAAGCTCTGACAGTGATTCTGACTCGGATGATTCGCTCTAA